From the genome of Candidatus Defluviilinea proxima:
CAAATTCCCGAACCAAGATTTGGGATGAAACTTTCAAATCTCCTGGGTACGCCTGTCGATGACACTTTGCTATAAATTTCAAATAACTCCGGGTTCGTGTCTGAGATTCCTGGTATTACTTCTGTAGCACGTTTGCCAATCATGTTTTGCAAGCCTGTCATCTCTTTGAATGCATTATTTACTTCCAGATAAATAAAATCAACAGGCTTTCCGTCTTGGTCGTAAACCATTTGGCAACGTGTGAAGCCGTTGTTCATATTTTCGAACAGGGAACGATAACGTTTTTCGCTTCTTAATAATGCATTCTCGGATACTTTACGGTCAGTAATGTCACGAACTATTGCAAGGGAACTCCCGTTTTGAAACCTGGCGCTGAATTCACATATAACTCTTGCTTCATCTTTTTGCTTAAGAATGCTCTCAAAGATAAGCTCTTTTTTTTCAAGGAGTTCATCAAGATATCGGATGCTTTTTGATGATTCCTCAGGTGCGAAAAGATCCTGAAGGGTCATATCTAGTAATTCAACTGTAGAATACCCGGTCAGCTTACTGGCTTGCTTGTTTGCAAACGTGATTTGCCCGTTTACGTTTGAAACAAAAACCCCGTCAGATGCCTGCTCAAGAAATTCCTGATACTTATTTTCAGCTTCATGGAATTTAAAGTTTACTTTGCTTACTTCATTGCCATGACTTTGAATCATCCAATATAGAAACAGAGCAGTGATCAACACATATCCCCATCCCTTGTAAATGCTGACCTCTGTGAGTAGGATGGGATTCGTGATCGTCTTTGCCACAAGCCGATCGGAGAACAATATCCACAATATGCCCGCAGTCAGGTAAATGCCCGTTATTCTGATTGCACCATTAAGATTTGTCGAAATCAGAATAGATGTAGGATCTTTTTTCATGCGTTAACTCCATGTCCCCAAATTGCAATTGATGGGGCCATCCATAACTGTGCGAACAAAAAAAAACAGCCACAATAAGAGATTCTCATCTGCATTACTGGAAACGAAAATGGGGGAAATCCCTACCAAGAGACAGCGTAAGTCCTCGAAGAACCGACGAATGCGCTTACAATTGACATATCCATGCTGTTGGGTGATGTTGTAAGAAAAGAGACGTCGAATATGTCACTTTGAGTGCTGAAATAGTCACTTTTCATGGTTCATAATACGCAAAATATGCGTTTGAAGAATTTTATAAATCAAAAGAAAAAAGGAAACTCACATATGAGCAAAGCTGATATTGGCCTGATAGGCCTGGCCGTTATGGGCCAGAATCTGGTCTTGAACATGAATGACCACGGTTACACGGTAGCCGTTTTCAACCGCACCACCTCCAAAGTGGACAAATTTCTGGAAAGCGGTGCCAAAGGGACGCAGGTTATCGGTACACATTCAGTGGAAGAACTTGTCAACACACTCA
Proteins encoded in this window:
- a CDS encoding PAS domain S-box protein, which gives rise to MKKDPTSILISTNLNGAIRITGIYLTAGILWILFSDRLVAKTITNPILLTEVSIYKGWGYVLITALFLYWMIQSHGNEVSKVNFKFHEAENKYQEFLEQASDGVFVSNVNGQITFANKQASKLTGYSTVELLDMTLQDLFAPEESSKSIRYLDELLEKKELIFESILKQKDEARVICEFSARFQNGSSLAIVRDITDRKVSENALLRSEKRYRSLFENMNNGFTRCQMVYDQDGKPVDFIYLEVNNAFKEMTGLQNMIGKRATEVIPGISDTNPELFEIYSKVSSTGVPRRFESFIPNLGSGIWFEITAYSTETDFFATVLNVITERKKIEDDIRRLNNELEQRVMERTSQLEAANKELEAFSYSVSHDLRTPLRAIDGFTRILVEDYEPLLDNEGKRICGVISRETIRMGKLIDDLLTFSRLSRAEIHLVEIDMLKQAKTVFQDLTQNTTREHIEFHTEALPSALGDSSLMRQVWVNLLSNAIKFSSKRERPIIRVESTQNEDEVVYCIHDNGAGFDMTYADKLFSVFQRLHGESEFEGTGVGLAIVQRTIQKHGGRVWADSKVNEGATFYFSLPKKRV